A window from Lactiplantibacillus pentosus encodes these proteins:
- a CDS encoding nitroreductase family protein codes for MTTQSPLETVINARHSVRKYDGQTKIEPEEMNQMLQTAFLAPTALNQQPIRALVITDAQLREQLCAATGNTSQLTTSSAVVLFVLDRENQHQTPAFQPGQGDAPAQHSDTIGALDTGLIAMQFMLVAKDHGYDTNPMTGFDAAGFTKILNLDAQRYQPLLLVSIGKAAVAGKMADHQPLSTLVDYR; via the coding sequence ATGACCACTCAAAGTCCATTAGAAACAGTAATTAACGCCCGTCATTCTGTTCGTAAATATGACGGCCAAACTAAAATTGAACCCGAAGAAATGAATCAGATGTTACAGACTGCGTTTCTGGCACCGACTGCCTTGAATCAACAGCCGATTCGCGCACTGGTCATCACGGATGCGCAACTCCGCGAACAGTTATGTGCAGCCACTGGGAATACCAGTCAATTGACCACATCTAGTGCGGTCGTGTTATTCGTCTTGGATCGCGAAAATCAACATCAAACGCCCGCATTTCAACCGGGACAAGGGGACGCACCAGCTCAACATTCAGATACGATTGGGGCCTTAGATACCGGGTTGATTGCGATGCAATTCATGCTGGTCGCCAAGGACCATGGCTACGATACCAATCCGATGACTGGTTTTGATGCCGCCGGGTTCACTAAGATTTTAAACTTAGATGCCCAGCGCTATCAGCCGCTATTGCTGGTGTCAATTGGCAAGGCGGCCGTTGCGGGTAAAATGGCAGACCATCAACCATTGTCGACATTAGTAGATTACCGCTAA
- a CDS encoding nucleoside hydrolase: protein MAKRKMILDLDTGIDDAMAIAYAVGAPDVDLIGIISSYGNCLVDQAATNSLQILELLGATDVPVFLGEPHSSTTEHFDVMPISQQIHGMNGIGDVELPAPKRAVEKQSGVDFLIDAVHQYGADLTLVPTGPLTNLAEALEKAPDIASTIGNVTLMGGALTVPGNVSHYAEANINQDAEAANAVFTSNIPLTMVGLDVTLRTLLTKTETQQWRDLKTTAGEKFADIVDYYIAAYDITSPDLHGCALHDPLAVGVSLDPSFVTTLDLNMYVQASGEDYGRTIGDPARLNDPTNVTVALTVDKDRYLKTFMDYLTTLFKQH, encoded by the coding sequence ATGGCAAAACGCAAAATGATTTTAGACTTGGACACTGGGATTGACGACGCAATGGCAATTGCTTATGCGGTCGGTGCGCCCGACGTTGATTTGATTGGGATTATTAGTTCTTACGGGAACTGCCTGGTCGACCAAGCCGCCACTAATAGTTTACAAATCTTGGAATTACTAGGTGCAACCGATGTGCCCGTCTTCTTAGGCGAACCCCACTCCAGTACGACCGAGCACTTTGATGTCATGCCGATTTCACAACAAATCCACGGGATGAACGGGATCGGTGACGTCGAACTACCCGCACCAAAACGTGCCGTTGAAAAACAATCTGGCGTTGATTTCTTGATTGACGCCGTTCACCAATATGGCGCTGATTTGACCCTTGTGCCAACTGGTCCACTGACCAACCTGGCCGAAGCACTCGAAAAAGCCCCAGACATCGCCAGCACAATTGGCAACGTGACCTTGATGGGTGGCGCACTCACGGTTCCTGGTAACGTCAGCCACTACGCTGAAGCCAACATCAACCAAGATGCCGAAGCCGCCAATGCCGTCTTCACTAGCAACATACCGTTGACGATGGTCGGCCTCGACGTCACGTTACGGACGTTATTGACCAAGACTGAAACCCAACAATGGCGCGACTTGAAGACAACGGCCGGCGAAAAATTCGCGGACATCGTTGACTACTACATCGCCGCCTACGACATTACTAGCCCAGATTTGCACGGTTGCGCATTGCACGATCCACTGGCAGTCGGCGTTTCACTCGACCCAAGTTTCGTCACGACACTTGATCTGAATATGTACGTTCAAGCCAGCGGTGAAGACTACGGTCGGACGATTGGCGACCCTGCCCGTTTGAACGACCCAACGAATGTGACCGTCGCCTTAACTGTCGATAAAGATCGTTATTTGAAGACCTTCATGGACTACTTAACGACGCTGTTCAAACAACACTAG